Proteins encoded in a region of the Haloarcula sp. CBA1129 genome:
- the gyrA gene encoding DNA gyrase subunit A, with protein MSSDANDANAPAEQIKHVRIEDEMEQSYIDYAMSVIAGRALPDVRDGLKPVHRRILYAMHEMGVSSNSAHRKSSSIIGETMGDYHPHGDSAIYDTLVRMAQDFSMRYPLVDGQGNFGSMDGDPAAAMRYTEARMAPIAEELLEDIEKDTVDFSSNYDDRLQEPDVLPSKVPNLLLNGSSGIAVGMSTNIPPHNLGELVDATVHLLENPDCTVEDLMEHIKGPDFPTGGNIVGRDAIYSAYATGRGRLRVRAEYEVDPEEGRIVISELPYQENKARVVERIADDVNEGKIEGISDLRDESDRNGVRIVIELKRGANVDVVENRLLDHHLESTFGVINLALVDGQPEVLSLKESLQHYIDHRREVVRRRSEYDLAEAEDRAHILEGRLKALENVEDVVDLIQNSEDRDAARAGLQESFEFSEEQAAHIVRMQLGSLTSMEAAEIKDEYADVQDTIEYLQSVLNSREKLDSVIADELQEVKDEYDDDRRTSIIEDEGQVTHEDLIPEEDCVVVITEDDYIKRMPVENFDPQNRGGKGIIGADPKENDRVSKVFRANSHDYLLCFTNQGQVYRLKTYEIPEMSRTARGKSAINLIDLDDGEELTAVVSTDEFGDDECITMVTRNGYVKRTCCSEFENILSTGIIAAKLEDGDELIDVDVTDGTGDLVIATEAGMTIRFSESEVSEMGRSARGVNGIKLQGDDKVAAMVATDDDDSRSLLTVTEHGFGKRTKLDEYRTQSRYGKGLIDIKTDDRNGRVSTAKAVTDEDHLVIMSGQGQIMRIRAGDVSQVGRNTKGVTIMGLEDDDRVASVTVVPADNSE; from the coding sequence ATGAGTTCTGACGCAAACGACGCGAACGCACCGGCAGAGCAGATCAAGCACGTCCGCATCGAGGACGAGATGGAGCAGTCCTACATCGACTACGCGATGTCGGTCATCGCGGGGCGGGCGCTCCCTGACGTTCGGGACGGTCTCAAGCCCGTCCATCGACGCATCCTCTATGCGATGCACGAGATGGGCGTCTCCTCGAACTCCGCCCACCGGAAGTCCTCCTCGATTATCGGGGAGACGATGGGTGACTACCACCCACACGGTGACTCGGCCATCTACGACACGCTCGTCCGGATGGCACAGGACTTCTCGATGCGCTACCCGCTCGTCGACGGTCAGGGGAACTTCGGCTCGATGGACGGCGACCCGGCCGCAGCCATGCGGTACACGGAGGCTCGGATGGCCCCCATCGCCGAGGAACTGCTCGAAGACATCGAGAAAGACACCGTCGACTTCTCCAGCAATTACGACGACCGCCTGCAGGAACCCGACGTGCTGCCGTCGAAAGTCCCGAACCTCCTGCTGAACGGGTCTTCGGGCATCGCTGTCGGTATGTCGACCAACATCCCGCCGCACAATCTCGGCGAGCTGGTCGACGCGACGGTCCATCTGCTCGAAAACCCCGACTGTACGGTCGAGGACCTGATGGAGCACATCAAGGGGCCGGATTTCCCGACCGGGGGCAACATCGTCGGCCGCGACGCCATCTACTCGGCGTACGCGACCGGCCGCGGCCGCTTGCGGGTCCGTGCTGAATACGAGGTCGACCCGGAGGAGGGCCGCATCGTCATCAGCGAACTCCCCTATCAGGAGAACAAGGCCCGCGTCGTCGAGCGCATCGCCGACGACGTGAACGAGGGGAAAATCGAGGGCATCTCGGACCTGCGTGACGAGTCCGACCGCAACGGCGTCCGCATCGTCATCGAACTCAAGCGCGGCGCGAACGTCGACGTGGTCGAGAACCGCCTGCTCGACCATCACCTAGAATCCACCTTCGGCGTTATCAATCTCGCGCTCGTCGACGGCCAGCCGGAGGTACTCTCGCTGAAAGAGAGCCTCCAGCACTACATCGACCATCGCCGCGAGGTCGTCCGCCGACGCTCCGAGTACGACCTCGCCGAGGCTGAGGACCGCGCCCATATCCTCGAAGGCCGACTGAAGGCCCTCGAAAACGTCGAGGACGTTGTCGACCTCATTCAAAACAGCGAGGACCGCGACGCCGCCCGGGCCGGCCTGCAGGAGTCCTTCGAGTTCTCAGAGGAGCAGGCCGCCCACATCGTCCGGATGCAACTCGGCTCGCTCACCTCGATGGAAGCGGCCGAAATCAAAGACGAGTACGCGGACGTACAGGACACCATCGAGTACCTCCAGTCCGTCCTCAACAGCCGCGAGAAACTCGATAGCGTCATCGCCGACGAACTCCAAGAGGTCAAAGACGAGTACGACGACGACCGCCGGACGAGTATCATCGAGGACGAGGGACAGGTCACCCACGAGGATCTCATCCCAGAGGAAGACTGCGTTGTCGTCATCACCGAGGACGACTACATCAAGCGGATGCCGGTCGAGAACTTCGACCCGCAGAACCGCGGCGGTAAGGGCATCATCGGTGCCGACCCCAAGGAGAACGACCGCGTCTCGAAGGTCTTCCGTGCCAATAGCCACGACTACCTGCTCTGTTTCACCAATCAAGGACAGGTCTACCGCCTCAAGACCTACGAGATTCCGGAGATGTCCCGCACTGCCCGGGGCAAGTCCGCGATCAACCTCATCGATCTGGACGACGGCGAGGAGCTGACCGCCGTCGTCTCGACCGACGAGTTCGGAGACGACGAGTGTATCACGATGGTGACCCGGAACGGCTACGTCAAGCGGACCTGCTGTTCTGAGTTCGAGAACATCCTCTCGACGGGCATCATCGCCGCCAAGCTCGAAGACGGCGACGAACTCATCGACGTGGACGTCACCGACGGCACCGGCGACCTCGTCATCGCCACGGAGGCGGGGATGACCATCCGTTTCAGCGAGAGCGAAGTCAGCGAGATGGGCCGGTCCGCCCGCGGTGTCAACGGCATCAAACTGCAGGGCGACGACAAGGTCGCGGCGATGGTCGCCACCGATGACGATGACTCGCGGTCGCTGCTGACCGTCACCGAACACGGCTTCGGGAAGCGGACAAAACTCGACGAGTACCGCACGCAGTCCCGCTACGGCAAGGGCCTCATCGACATCAAGACAGACGACCGGAACGGCCGCGTGTCGACTGCCAAGGCCGTCACCGACGAGGACCATCTTGTCATCATGTCCGGGCAGGGCCAGATTATGCGCATCCGCGCCGGTGATGTGTCACAGGTCGGTCGGAACACGAAGGGTGTGACGATTATGGGTCTGGAAGACGACGACCGTGTGGCGAGCGTGACGGTCGTGCCAGCAGATAACAGCGAATAG
- a CDS encoding FAD-binding oxidoreductase, which translates to MDLPRHLSQHDRAAQLPLVTEDAQVTLVEPMDRNRNDEVLSAVRDQIASVGDQSWVAAARNGSTIRWPALLDRVRDAGASKQRLARIETLAERFDRPYPSLLRLRVKPDVDLDFAPGQYVTLRLRDTPRAYSLANSPSEDELEFCIRLVPGGKLTSGLFERVRAGEKVVVRGPNGDMVLDPPSNRDMVFLATGTGVAPFKSMIDYTLEQGRDVVDGQPRDIWLFLGCGWEDDLPHRAHFRRLDAQYDHFHFVPTLTREPLLTDWDGATDYVQSVFVNHVESDALASADLPERFDAVRERRPQSGVDARIDPTNVELYACGISAMVSTLVRAARSVGVPDSEMQYEGFG; encoded by the coding sequence ATGGACCTGCCTCGGCATCTCTCACAGCACGACCGGGCGGCACAGTTGCCGCTAGTCACAGAGGACGCGCAGGTGACGCTCGTCGAACCGATGGACCGCAACCGCAACGACGAGGTGTTGTCGGCGGTCCGCGACCAGATTGCATCCGTCGGGGACCAGTCGTGGGTGGCGGCTGCCCGGAACGGGTCGACAATCCGGTGGCCGGCGTTGCTTGACCGCGTTCGTGACGCGGGGGCGTCGAAGCAACGACTCGCGCGAATCGAGACGCTGGCCGAACGCTTCGACCGCCCCTATCCATCGCTGCTGCGACTGCGTGTCAAACCCGACGTGGACCTCGATTTCGCCCCCGGACAGTACGTCACGCTCAGACTCCGGGACACGCCGCGAGCGTACTCGCTGGCCAACTCTCCAAGCGAGGACGAACTGGAGTTTTGCATCCGGCTGGTCCCCGGTGGAAAACTCACCAGCGGGCTGTTCGAACGCGTCCGTGCCGGCGAGAAGGTCGTCGTTCGCGGGCCGAACGGCGACATGGTACTGGACCCTCCCTCGAACCGAGACATGGTCTTTCTGGCAACCGGGACCGGCGTCGCGCCGTTCAAGAGCATGATCGACTACACGCTCGAACAGGGGCGGGACGTGGTCGATGGCCAGCCCCGTGACATCTGGCTGTTTCTCGGCTGTGGCTGGGAGGACGACCTGCCACACCGGGCGCACTTCCGGCGACTCGACGCCCAGTACGACCACTTCCACTTCGTCCCGACGCTCACGCGCGAACCACTGCTGACCGACTGGGACGGCGCGACCGACTACGTCCAGTCGGTGTTTGTCAACCACGTAGAAAGCGACGCGCTAGCCAGTGCAGACCTGCCGGAGCGGTTCGACGCCGTTCGGGAGCGGCGTCCACAGTCCGGCGTCGACGCCCGTATCGACCCGACGAACGTCGAACTGTACGCGTGTGGCATCAGCGCGATGGTGTCGACGCTGGTCCGGGCCGCCCGAAGCGTCGGCGTTCCCGACTCCGAGATGCAGTACGAGGGGTTCGGATAG
- the rocF gene encoding arginase produces MEQQVRVLGVPMDLGADRRGVDMGPSAIRYGGLADQLAGIGIDCVDGGDIAVPRPEERDPDAGGLKSGRAKFFRETKEVCEDVTTAVDATLREGRFPLVLGGDHSIGIGTIAGAASDDEELGVIWFDAHGDFNTPETTPSGNIHGMSLAAVLGLGPFADHEWAHTPAVSEENVVIVGLRDVDDEERRLIEESDITAYTMSDIDARSAPEIVDEALEIATDGTDGIHVSLDLDWLDPTEAPGVGTPVRGGVSYREAHIAMEYVADHHDQLRSMELVEVNPILDEHNRTAELACELVASAFGKRVL; encoded by the coding sequence ATGGAACAACAGGTTCGCGTCCTCGGCGTTCCGATGGACCTCGGTGCCGACCGGCGCGGCGTCGACATGGGACCGTCGGCGATACGGTATGGCGGTCTCGCTGACCAGTTGGCAGGTATCGGTATCGACTGCGTCGACGGCGGCGACATCGCCGTCCCACGGCCCGAGGAACGCGACCCCGACGCCGGCGGCCTGAAGAGCGGTCGTGCGAAGTTCTTCAGAGAGACGAAGGAAGTCTGTGAGGACGTGACGACGGCGGTCGATGCGACCCTCCGAGAAGGGCGCTTTCCGCTCGTCCTGGGCGGCGACCACTCCATCGGCATCGGAACCATCGCCGGCGCGGCCAGCGACGACGAGGAACTGGGCGTCATCTGGTTCGACGCCCACGGCGATTTCAACACACCGGAGACGACGCCGAGCGGGAACATCCACGGGATGTCGCTGGCGGCCGTTCTCGGGCTGGGCCCGTTCGCCGACCACGAATGGGCGCACACGCCGGCAGTGAGCGAGGAAAACGTCGTTATCGTCGGCCTACGGGACGTGGACGACGAAGAACGCCGGCTGATAGAAGAGAGCGATATCACGGCGTACACGATGTCGGATATCGACGCCCGGAGCGCGCCTGAAATCGTCGATGAGGCTCTAGAGATTGCGACGGACGGGACGGATGGCATACACGTCTCGCTTGACCTCGACTGGCTCGACCCGACGGAGGCTCCCGGCGTCGGGACGCCAGTCCGCGGTGGCGTCTCCTACCGCGAGGCCCACATCGCGATGGAGTACGTCGCCGACCATCACGACCAGTTGCGCTCGATGGAACTGGTCGAGGTGAACCCGATTCTCGACGAACACAACCGCACCGCCGAGTTGGCCTGTGAACTCGTCGCCAGCGCTTTCGGCAAGCGCGTGCTGTAG
- a CDS encoding NAD-dependent epimerase/dehydratase family protein, translating into MESQRILVTGGGGFIGANLANKLAENNDVIALDDGYLGTPKNVSEEVEYVEQSVLDEDLPTDVDVVFHLAALSSYAMHEDNPTHGARVNVEGFVNTVEQARDDGCDTIVYASTSSIYGSRTDPSPEDMDVTVNTGYEASKMARETYAEYFQNHYDLTLAGMRFFSVYQGYGGAEEHKGEYANVIAQFADDLASGDAPKLYGDGEQTRDFTHVDDIVRGLVLAAEHELNDVYNLGTGEAYDFNTVVEMLNDELGTDIEPEYVENPIPEDVYVHDTCADFSKMHEATGWEPETSFEEGIELVCAPYT; encoded by the coding sequence ATGGAAAGTCAGCGTATTCTGGTGACCGGTGGTGGGGGGTTCATTGGGGCAAACCTCGCGAACAAACTGGCCGAGAACAACGATGTCATCGCTCTGGACGACGGCTACCTCGGGACGCCGAAGAACGTATCAGAAGAGGTAGAGTACGTCGAGCAGAGCGTCCTCGACGAGGACCTGCCGACGGACGTTGACGTGGTGTTTCACCTCGCCGCGCTTTCCTCATACGCGATGCACGAGGACAACCCGACGCACGGCGCTCGCGTGAACGTCGAAGGGTTCGTCAACACGGTCGAGCAGGCCCGAGACGACGGCTGTGACACCATCGTCTACGCCTCGACCTCCTCCATCTACGGCAGCCGAACGGACCCGTCGCCGGAGGACATGGACGTGACGGTCAACACCGGCTACGAGGCCTCGAAGATGGCTCGGGAGACGTACGCGGAATACTTCCAGAACCACTACGACCTCACGCTGGCCGGGATGCGCTTTTTCTCGGTGTATCAGGGCTACGGCGGCGCGGAGGAACACAAAGGCGAGTACGCGAACGTTATCGCCCAGTTCGCCGACGACTTGGCCAGCGGCGACGCGCCGAAGCTGTACGGCGACGGCGAGCAGACCCGCGATTTCACACATGTCGACGACATCGTCCGCGGGCTCGTCTTAGCCGCTGAACACGAACTGAACGACGTGTACAACCTCGGCACCGGCGAGGCCTACGACTTCAACACTGTCGTCGAGATGCTGAACGACGAACTGGGAACGGACATCGAACCGGAGTACGTCGAGAACCCGATTCCTGAGGACGTGTACGTCCACGATACCTGCGCAGACTTCTCGAAGATGCACGAGGCGACTGGCTGGGAACCGGAAACCAGCTTCGAAGAGGGCATCGAACTGGTCTGTGCGCCGTATACGTAG
- a CDS encoding Rrf2 family transcriptional regulator, translating into MSSIELTPSQKNILQELVNLYRESESAVKGEDIAEKVDRNPGTIRNQMQSLKALQLVEGVPGPKGGYKPTANAYDALQIQDMDQAAEVPLRHNGELVEHSNVEEIDLTSVHHPEECRAEIQLQGTMSEFHEGDSVTVGPTPLSKLQIIGTLEGKDDTNNKLILAIDDMRAPAGEPEH; encoded by the coding sequence ATGTCATCTATCGAACTGACACCCAGTCAAAAGAACATTCTGCAGGAACTGGTAAATCTCTATCGGGAAAGTGAAAGCGCTGTCAAAGGCGAAGACATCGCCGAGAAAGTCGACCGGAACCCCGGGACGATTCGAAACCAGATGCAGAGCCTCAAAGCCCTGCAGCTTGTCGAGGGTGTCCCCGGCCCAAAAGGTGGGTACAAGCCTACCGCTAACGCCTACGACGCGCTCCAGATTCAGGACATGGATCAGGCTGCAGAGGTCCCGCTACGCCACAACGGCGAGCTTGTCGAACATTCGAACGTCGAGGAGATCGACCTGACCAGCGTCCACCACCCCGAAGAGTGTCGCGCAGAGATTCAGCTGCAGGGCACGATGTCCGAATTCCACGAGGGCGACTCGGTGACGGTCGGGCCGACACCGCTGTCGAAGCTCCAGATTATCGGGACTCTCGAAGGAAAGGACGACACCAACAACAAACTCATCCTCGCTATCGACGATATGCGGGCACCGGCGGGCGAACCGGAACACTAG
- a CDS encoding NAD(P)/FAD-dependent oxidoreductase: MTENVVVLGSGYAGAGAIKSLEDELNGETDVDVTWVSETDYHLVLHESHRCIRDPSVQENIAIPVHEIKQPSTAFVQDEVVGIDTDAQEVELADSDTVEYDYLLVGLGSQTAFFGIDGLEEHALTLKSLDDALEIHDNIQQAAREASTNDPAQVVIGGAGLSGIQTAGEVAEFRDEHNAPIDIHLVEGLDQVLPNSDPELQGALRKRLEAADVNIKCGEFIGEVDEETVYIGDEDELDYDVLVWTGGITGRDCMHEVDLDKDERNHRVHAEGNFQTDDERVFAIGDSALIDQPGDQPAPPTAQAAWQAAEVAGENLARAVRGQPLKTWTHKDKGTVVSVGEKAVAHDVVNVPIETFGGMPAKLLKKAIAARWINDVTGVGRAAKAWPDM, translated from the coding sequence ATGACAGAGAACGTGGTCGTACTCGGGTCGGGGTATGCTGGTGCGGGGGCAATCAAGAGTTTAGAGGACGAGCTAAACGGTGAGACGGATGTGGATGTAACGTGGGTTTCCGAGACGGACTATCATCTGGTCTTACACGAGTCCCACCGATGTATTCGGGACCCGAGCGTGCAGGAGAACATCGCCATTCCCGTTCACGAGATCAAACAGCCCTCGACTGCTTTCGTGCAGGACGAGGTCGTCGGTATCGATACTGACGCTCAGGAAGTGGAACTGGCTGACTCCGACACTGTCGAGTACGACTACCTGCTCGTGGGGCTGGGCTCGCAGACGGCCTTCTTCGGCATCGATGGGCTCGAAGAGCACGCCCTGACGCTGAAGAGCCTCGACGACGCGCTGGAGATCCACGACAATATTCAGCAGGCCGCTCGTGAGGCCTCCACGAACGACCCCGCGCAGGTCGTCATCGGCGGCGCTGGCCTCTCAGGCATCCAGACCGCGGGTGAGGTCGCCGAGTTCCGCGACGAACACAACGCGCCTATCGACATCCATCTCGTCGAAGGCCTCGATCAGGTCCTGCCAAACAGCGACCCCGAGCTTCAGGGTGCCCTGCGCAAGCGTCTGGAAGCAGCCGACGTGAACATCAAATGCGGCGAGTTCATCGGCGAGGTCGACGAGGAAACAGTCTACATCGGCGACGAGGACGAACTGGACTACGACGTACTGGTCTGGACCGGCGGTATCACCGGCCGGGATTGTATGCACGAGGTCGACCTCGACAAGGACGAACGCAACCACCGCGTCCACGCCGAAGGGAACTTCCAGACCGACGACGAGCGCGTCTTCGCCATCGGCGACTCGGCGCTAATCGACCAGCCGGGCGACCAACCCGCCCCGCCGACGGCCCAAGCCGCTTGGCAAGCCGCCGAGGTGGCCGGCGAGAACCTCGCCCGTGCGGTGCGCGGGCAGCCGCTCAAAACATGGACCCACAAGGACAAGGGAACCGTCGTCTCCGTCGGAGAGAAAGCCGTCGCCCACGACGTCGTGAACGTCCCCATCGAGACGTTCGGTGGGATGCCCGCGAAACTGCTGAAAAAGGCGATTGCCGCCCGCTGGATCAACGACGTGACCGGTGTCGGCCGGGCCGCCAAGGCTTGGCCCGACATGTAG
- a CDS encoding nucleoside phosphorylase, which yields MTSDSEDPNDDVQYHLEVSEDDVADSVLLPGNPERVEKVVDYWDDHDIVAEHREYRTATGTHDGTPISVTSTGIGGPSAAIALEELARVGADSFIRVGSCGAIQEEASIGDLVITTGAVRQEGTSKEYVREDYPASADHRIVSALVAAAEELGYDYHLGVTCSTDSFYAGQSRPGFEDFEASGSDERIAALKEAGVLNFEMEAATILTLANLYGLRAGAVCTVYANRVTGEFRTEGERKAAKCASLAVSYLAEMDAAVEEADADGWHAGLSIDR from the coding sequence ATGACAAGCGATAGTGAAGACCCGAACGACGACGTACAGTACCATCTGGAAGTGAGCGAGGACGACGTGGCCGACAGCGTCCTGCTGCCGGGCAACCCCGAGCGCGTCGAGAAGGTCGTCGACTACTGGGACGACCACGACATCGTCGCCGAACACCGCGAGTACCGTACGGCGACGGGCACCCACGACGGCACGCCGATTTCCGTCACCTCGACCGGTATTGGCGGGCCATCGGCCGCTATCGCCCTCGAAGAACTGGCCCGCGTCGGCGCTGACTCGTTCATCCGCGTCGGCTCCTGTGGCGCAATTCAGGAGGAAGCCAGCATCGGCGACCTCGTTATCACAACCGGTGCAGTGCGACAGGAGGGGACCAGCAAAGAGTACGTCCGCGAGGACTATCCCGCCAGCGCCGACCACCGGATCGTTTCGGCACTCGTCGCCGCCGCCGAAGAACTCGGTTACGACTACCACCTCGGGGTCACCTGCTCGACGGACAGTTTCTACGCCGGACAGTCCCGCCCGGGATTCGAGGACTTCGAGGCCAGCGGCAGCGACGAACGTATCGCGGCGCTCAAAGAGGCCGGCGTCCTCAACTTCGAGATGGAGGCCGCGACGATTCTCACGCTCGCGAACCTGTACGGCCTGCGGGCCGGCGCTGTCTGTACAGTGTACGCTAACCGCGTCACCGGCGAGTTCCGCACCGAAGGGGAGCGCAAGGCGGCCAAGTGCGCCAGCCTCGCCGTGTCGTATCTGGCCGAGATGGACGCGGCCGTCGAGGAAGCCGACGCCGACGGGTGGCACGCCGGCCTGTCTATCGACCGCTAG
- the cdd gene encoding cytidine deaminase — MEDLLDAARDAIDEAYAPYSEYTVGAALETSDGSVYTGCNIENANYSNSLHAEEVAIGAAVSDGHQSFERVAVTSGKRDGVTPCGMCRQTFSEFCDESFEIITDGDEPTVYELGELLPTTITSDHLDK; from the coding sequence ATGGAGGACCTCCTCGACGCAGCGAGAGACGCCATCGACGAGGCGTACGCACCGTACTCGGAGTACACCGTCGGTGCAGCGCTCGAAACGAGCGACGGCAGCGTCTACACCGGCTGTAACATCGAGAACGCCAACTACAGCAACAGCTTGCACGCCGAAGAAGTGGCTATCGGCGCAGCCGTCAGCGACGGGCATCAGTCGTTCGAGCGCGTCGCCGTCACCTCGGGTAAGCGCGACGGCGTCACCCCCTGTGGGATGTGCCGCCAGACGTTCAGTGAGTTCTGTGACGAGTCGTTCGAGATCATCACTGACGGTGACGAGCCGACGGTGTACGAGCTCGGGGAGCTCCTGCCAACGACAATCACCAGCGATCATCTCGACAAATGA
- a CDS encoding phosphopentomutase/phosphoglucosamine mutase translates to MELFGTAGIRGDVVSKVTPDLALRVGQATGQDGETFVLGYDGRVTSPALADAMAAGLQSAGARVVRIGRVPTPALAYASQGRHGVMITASHNPPTDNGIKLFADGTEYGDDDETRIEGRIEDGSTPTAWRDWGDTESVAYLDEYRSAVADYAESLGSDPSELTVAVDCGNGMASVATPQVLRELGADVLATEANVDGTFPGRESKPTPETLADFREFVAESDADFGFGHDGDADRIVVVDADGDVIHEDTILAMLAEHYTRAADISDPVVVTTPNASGRIDERVEAAGGRVERIHLGSLHVGIANVRADATDETEVVFAAEPWKHIHTAFGGWIDGVASAAVLTRLFAEESVADRRAVISERPYEKVSVECPDDAKAETMARLESSLPDVFSEADVSTEYGVRLSFDDGSWTLVRPSGTEPYVRVYAESDDIDALVADTTQAVRDAVEAVSTADA, encoded by the coding sequence ATGGAACTGTTCGGGACCGCGGGAATCCGCGGTGATGTTGTATCGAAGGTGACGCCGGACCTTGCACTGCGAGTCGGGCAGGCTACTGGGCAGGACGGCGAGACGTTCGTGCTGGGGTACGACGGTCGTGTGACCTCACCAGCGCTCGCTGATGCGATGGCCGCGGGACTGCAAAGCGCCGGCGCGCGCGTCGTCAGAATCGGCCGCGTTCCGACGCCAGCGCTGGCGTACGCCTCGCAGGGCCGACACGGCGTGATGATTACCGCGAGCCACAATCCGCCGACGGACAACGGAATCAAACTGTTCGCCGATGGGACCGAGTACGGCGACGACGATGAGACGCGCATCGAAGGGCGAATCGAGGACGGTTCCACGCCGACTGCTTGGCGCGACTGGGGCGACACGGAATCGGTGGCCTATCTCGACGAGTATCGAAGCGCTGTCGCCGACTACGCTGAGTCACTCGGCAGCGACCCGTCGGAATTGACAGTCGCCGTCGACTGCGGGAACGGGATGGCCAGTGTGGCGACGCCACAGGTCCTCCGGGAACTGGGTGCCGACGTACTCGCGACGGAGGCGAACGTCGATGGGACCTTCCCCGGCCGCGAGAGCAAGCCAACGCCGGAGACACTGGCCGATTTCCGTGAGTTCGTCGCCGAGTCCGACGCCGACTTCGGGTTCGGCCACGACGGCGACGCCGACCGTATCGTCGTCGTGGATGCCGACGGTGATGTCATTCACGAGGACACGATACTCGCGATGCTGGCCGAACATTACACACGCGCCGCGGACATCTCGGACCCGGTGGTCGTGACGACGCCCAACGCCTCCGGCCGCATCGACGAGCGTGTCGAGGCCGCCGGCGGCCGTGTCGAGCGCATCCACCTCGGTTCGCTCCACGTGGGCATCGCCAACGTCCGCGCGGACGCAACTGACGAAACCGAGGTCGTCTTCGCCGCGGAACCGTGGAAGCACATCCACACCGCCTTCGGCGGCTGGATCGACGGTGTGGCCAGCGCAGCCGTGCTGACACGTCTGTTTGCCGAGGAGAGTGTCGCCGATAGGCGGGCCGTCATTTCCGAGCGGCCCTATGAGAAGGTGAGCGTCGAGTGTCCCGACGACGCCAAAGCCGAGACGATGGCCCGACTCGAATCCAGCCTGCCGGACGTGTTCTCTGAGGCCGATGTCTCGACTGAGTACGGCGTCCGACTCTCCTTCGACGACGGGTCGTGGACGCTCGTCCGACCAAGCGGTACCGAACCGTACGTCCGGGTGTACGCCGAAAGCGACGACATCGACGCGCTGGTCGCGGACACCACACAGGCGGTCCGCGACGCAGTCGAGGCCGTCAGTACTGCCGACGCCTGA